The stretch of DNA tttagtttacctatattttcttctagagtgaggtGTGTGCAATCAGctgtcttcttacttgttcctaatttcagttttaggttttcagatataagttctaggacatttgattcaaatgcatgaaaCTAGTTCTTTAGTGTATtattttcacttacagtctcactaactctaagttccaggttcttacactttgcttttaaaatcacacattccttagacaactgtttcttttcattgtttatatcctcagattcatcaatgaaatctagaagtaactcagatagcctttcgttagacaaaaacttaatcttatcttttagatggattatacttacttcggattcctcatcggattctccaattgccataagtgcttgttcatctccatcttcatcatatgagtcctcatctgagctttctccccaagcaacaACCATAGcttttgttgatcctttgttcttcttgggatgaacctgttccttctttctgtttcttcgttcagcttttttcttcttccattcaatttcccattgagggtAGTTTTTGATGTGGTGATTAGTTTTCCCACACTTGTAGCAATCCTCATTGGTCTGTTTTTCAGTAACCCTTGGTTTGCTGTAGCCTCCACTTCTCGAAGAATCCTTTCCTCTCATCAGGTACTTCTTGGCTGGACCGAGttcacaaacaagccatttcttggctttagcattcttctcccatttcctcaagtcgtcagcagtacagtcagctcttgtttttggcacctcttctccttcggcatttatcttcatggtagccaatggaccatctgtgacaatgtcccatagctcatagtcttctcctatgatgtggtCTCTCATTCTGTTTTTCCACCaggagtagtactggccattgaagagtggtggcctagcagtggattgtcCTTCATagttttcaggtggtgcactcatcttgatcttctcctaaggtgttagtcTCTTCAACGATAACCtgttctgataccaattgatattttaacttcaataccacacgggggggggggggataatttgtgtggtatccaattttttacgtgcacagattatagaaggatatggttcttctatgtgttccttatactactgttgcggaataataaataccGAAAACAAAGAACAcaaagatttttacgtggaaaacatcTGGCTCCAAAAGGtgaaaaaaaccacgacctactttccAGTAGAATTTCCcaaaactctccactaaatcactgagccaaaaaccgcatttacaaaatacttttgtaaacctaggattaactctaatcccgttgtggcaaccagcatttaactgctgcgacaacttcatgttaactctaacttgaatactctgagtacctattatatTTGGCTCTAGATAaaactgaaaggtacaatatgaaaatgcctactacaattgaactggaataaaagataaatacttggagctggttcttctatctggttcatgtaactTCAAGTTCGCACAtatgaatcacacacgaactgcttgcaaaatgccttgctattttgctctcaattcacgtttaacttctgcttttgtgcgtcaccTGTAGAATGAAAACTTCCTGCAATTTATAGAgctagtagagtagaaaataactagagttctaatgctactcttccttggtagaagagttctagttgatctcaacctctaactcctcccttatcttggatagtgttctctttgattaaggagtccttctccttatcaattatgcaacccttttcgatcaggaaatattaattagatgagtccttctctttatcaattatgcaacccttttcgatcaggaaatattaattagaccaagttaatcttatctccttcacgtgcatcccacatgTTCGAATTTGCCCTTGTCcatgcacacaagggatggacctggttcatacctgagcttcctttgtcaatcttcaaaactattcttTACTTTGGCCAATAGTAAGTAATGAATCATTTGGCTTTAGGATGGAAATAACTAACAATTCAGCCTCAGGTTTCTTAGACAAAGCATCAACAACTTTGTTCTCAGTTCCATTCTTATATTCAATAGAGAAATCAAAGGCCATAAGTTTAGAAATCCCAGCCACCTGAAAATTAGTATGAATGTTTTGGTCTAAAAAGTACTTTAAAAATACTTCTGATCTGTCTTGACAATAAATCTCCTGCCCAACAAATAATGAGACCATTTAGTAACAGCAAAGATGAGAGCTAAGAGTTCCCTGTCATACACAGACATAACTTGATGCCTAGGGGCCAAAGATCTACTAATGTAAGCTATAAGTTGACCTTGCTGCATCAAAACAACTCCAATACCCTTCACACTAGCATCATTCTCTACTATAAATGGTTTAGAATAATCAGGCATGGCCAAAACATGAGTAGAAATTAAAGTTTATTTGAGTCTGTCAAAGGCTGCTATGGATTCTTCTATCCATAAAAATCCATCCTTCTTCAACAACTCATGTAAAGGTTTGCAAATGGATCCAAACTCTTTTATAAACCTCCTATAGTATCCAGCTAGGCCAAGAAATCATCTTAATTGCTTGAGGTTATCAGGAATTGGCCACTGCTGCACAAATGCAATCTTCTTTGGGGTCAGTAGACACCCCTTCCTTATGATAAAGTGACCTAAGTACTCAACGTTAGACACTCCAAAAGTACATTTAGAAAGCTTGGCATATAGCTGATACCTCTTCATCAATTCAAATACAGCTTCAACATGTTCCAAATGAGCAGTCATACTTTTGCTATAAATTAGGATATCATCAAAAAGCCCAAGCACTGATTTCCTTAATAAGGGTTTAACAACTGAGTTCATTAAGCTTTGAAATGAAGAGGGTGCATTAGCTAGGCCAAATGGGATAACTAGAAATTGATAGTGACCTTCATGTGTTTTGAAAGTTGTCTTATGAGTATCTTCATTTGCCATTCTCAGCTGATGATAACCAGCTCATAAATCTAtcttagaaaatatttttgctCCTCCTAACTCATCAAGCAAATCCTCTATTATGGGGATTGAGAACTTATCTTTTATTGTTAACTGATTAAGCTCCCTATAGTCAAGACATAATCTTCAACTTCTATCCTTTTTTCCAACCAAAACAACAGGAGAGGCATAGGGACTGGTAGAGTATTATATGACTCCTTGATCAATCATTTCTTGAACCAACTTTTCAATGATATCCTTCTTCACACCAGGATATCGATAGGGCCTCTTGTTTATTGGATTTGCAGCCTCAATGAGAGGAATCCTATGATCAAAGGAACTTCTGTAGGGAGGTAGGGTAGTAGGAATCTCAAATATGCTAGCATATTTCTCCAGTAACATAGTTAAAGCTGGAGAAATTTCAGTACCTTGAGCAGCTTGTATGTTATGACAACTATGATTTTCTTTGCATTATTTGTCACTGTTATCATGAAGAATTGAGTGTCTTCTCCACCTTTCTTGGCTATTGAACTTGCCTTAGCTGACTAAAGTTGATTGCTGACCCCTCTCAATACATGCTTCCTTCCCTGATAGACAAACTCAATTGTTCTGGTACTGAAGTCACATAGAATATTGCCCAAGGTGCTTAGCCACTGAACccttaaaataatatcaacatttCCTAGAGGTAAAAGTATGAAGTCTGAGGAGAAGGTGGTTCCTTGTAAGTGCCACTGCATATTCCTACACACATGCCTTTCTTCCATCAGCTACACTAATGCATTGTTTTACTAGAAGACTAACCATGTATCCTAACCTCTTGGCCACATATTGATCAATGAAATTGTGTGTGCTCCCAGTGTCAATTAAGACTTGAAAGGGTCTTTTCTCATGGTAGCCAGTTACCCTAATAGTCTGGTAACCAATTACCCTAGTGAAGGCTTGTAATGAAATAGTCATGAATTAATCTACTCCTTCCACAACATTCTGTGTTTCTTCCTCCATAACCACTTCCTGTATAGCTTCTTCATCAaccaattctaccatgaaaatttgCCCTTTTGCTCTACAATTATGCCCAACTACATATTTTTTATCACAGCAAAAATATGATCCCTTGGACCTCACAGAAAAAATATAATCCCTTGGACCTCTTTTCAATGAAGGTGACTATTAGTTTTATTGGTTTTCTTGGTATTTGGTTAAAGTCTTATTAAATGTGgagtttgggaagataggtttaTGTGAATTCTGGGGTTTGAAAATAGAAGGAGTGGGTAATATTGGATTATGGTATTTAGAAGTAGGCTTAAGGCCCCAAGATTGAGCATGAGCTTCAAAGACATATTCTTGTAGTTTAGCAAACTTACATGCCTGCATTAGTGTTCTAGGTGATTGAATTCTAACATATTTGTTTAGTTCTGGTTTCAATCCACCTAAAAAACAACTGATATCATTTTCATTCAAAAGATTGACTTTATTTAACAACCTGTTAAATTCAGTCTGATAATCCTTCACACTACCAACTTGTCTCAAATATTTGATAGCTTTCATTAGATTCTCGAACGCATCCCAAAAACTATCATGTAGAGCCAAAACATATTCAGTCCAAGTTGGGAATGTATCATAATTTTTAGACCTCATAAACGACCTATGTCACACAATAGCATCACCATCAAAATGAATATAAGCAACCTTAACCCTTTCCTCGAATGCAATTTCCTCCATGGAAAAAACATGATCCACCTTATACAACCAGGATTTCAAATCATGTCCAAGAGAAACGAGAAAAGTCAAGTCTAGAATATCGAGTAAAGGAGCTATTACCAGTTGGAGCAGAACTAGTTTGAGCTTCCTTAGATCGACCCATTCGAAGAGGACCTGCAGATTCACCATCAAAAGAAGACGCCATTCCCTTGTCATATTGTTTGATAAATCTAGTTGCCGCTTTGATTTCGAGCAACTCTTTATCTGTTTGAGCATTCCCGACGTTCATACTAGTCAAACCCTCCATTAATTTCTGCAATTGATCCCGAATCTCAGAGAATTTTCCTTCCATGCTATCAATAGGTTTGCCTTGATTCTTGTCCCTACCCATGTTAATGCCAAGGAGTTACTGCTATGATACCAAATGGTGCAGTTGAAGACTGAACCAACGAAGAATCTGGGAGCTAAGCTCGAAGATAGAAGAAGCTAAGCCAGGGCAGTGCCGAGAAAATAGATCAGAAAATttagaagagagaagaaaatgaTTATTATAATTCTGAATGAATGTTAATACATGAATTACAATGTATATAAAGGAATGGATCAAATGCAAGTGGATCACTAAAATGAAATCTCTTCAACTAATCCTAACTCACTATGTAACTAACACTGACTTTGCCTAACTAACTCTGCCATATCAGCTTTACTCGTAACTAACTTCTGCCATGTCAGCCGCCAACTCAGCTCTATATCTTGCAACACCAATCATTATAAATTACAATTAAAACCGAGTAAATTGATTAACATTTGCACTTAAATAGATGGCGAAAGATGAGGGAGACTTTCATGTGTGATTTTCGAAATCAATAAAAATATGAACGTTAACTTAATATACCTTAATCACATTAAAATTTATCATTCTATTTTAGCTAAGTCGCTATTTTATGCAGGTGCGAGTTAGTTTTGTATAAGTGAATCTCGTATTAAACAAGCCTCTCATCTATGTACATGTTTCTTGGATATTGAATTTCCTATACCTAATTATTACAGCTATTAATTTATGCAACAAAACTTACAGCACCGAATgtttataccattttaatgaatatataatatatattttcacatacACTCTTATCACTAATCATAGTCAATTAATATATATTCTTATTTAAATTATGACTTAATCATGGTAAATTAGTAATAAATAAGTTTTTACCTTTGCAATATAATTAAACTCGTATATAATTACctttgcaatatatatatatatatatatatatatatatatatatatatatatatatatatatatatatatatatatatatatcgtaatGATTACAGAGAGTAAATCAGCAATTTTGCAATTATAGATTTTGAGAATGtttgttaattaatattattaaatGTTTTCCTTTTAAGAGTCAATCTTATCTTGGAGGAAAACTTTAAACATATTTCCTATCAAGTCAAAGAAGGTAAAAGAATCCTACTTGGAAGGAATTTGTGCTTATCCCAAACTGATTTAATCTCTAAATCTTATCCCCCAATAAATAACATATCCCGTTTATCTTGATCATATTCGTTTAATTTGTAGATATCATCTCAAACACTAACACTCAAATACTTACTCTATTATAAAAGGTTCATAACAACTGCAGTATCTAGGTTTACTTTCTTCCCTTTTACTTGGTACGTTTTCTTTATTATTTGTATTATGAATGAAATTGCAATGCAACATCCTGTATCAACTTAATTATGCACAAACATTAGAATGCCTGCTGATTGCTTTGTTTTTACGTAGTACATTATCTTCTTTTCATTATGTTGAAGAttttaacttcttcttttttcatgTTAAAGAGTTTAACCTTTTTCTTTGGTCTAAAGGTTTGTGTTTTTGTTTCTGAGTTACTTAAATTATCTTATAAGTGGATTGACTATTAGTGCATCGTTCTTTTACTTGTTGTATAATCTGTTCAAATTCTTGAATAAAACCCTAAATAATTTTTTCCATGTCCATATATTTACAGAAACCATGACAAACATGAGATCAAGAATTGCAATCCCTATATTGGGACTTCTGATATTATTCTCTGCGTGGGAAGCATGCATGGCAGAAGGAGATTACTTGATTTACAAGGATCCTACGAAGCCGCTAAATATACGTATAAGGGATCTAATGAGTCGAATGACATTGGCAGAAAAAATAGGGCAGATGACACAGCTCGATAGAAGAATTTTGACATCGCAAATTATGAAAGATTATGGAATTGGTAGTGTACTGAGTGGTGGAGGAAGTGTGCCAAAACCTGAAGCGACAGCCCGAGAATGGGTTGATATGGTGAATGAGTTTCAAAAGGGAGCATTATCTACTAGGCTTGGGATCCCTATGATTTATGGGATTGATGCAGTTCATGGACATAATAATGTTTATAAGGCTACTGTTTTTCCTCATAATGTTGGCCTTGGTGCAACCAGGCAAGTTTCACTTGATTTTTAACTTCTATTACATTATTGTTAGGTCACTTTAAAGGTAATTAAAAGTAATTGTCCGtaataagtaaaataattaatCGAAAGAAAATAGGGTAACTAAATCATTACAATGTCATTGGATATAAATAAATCCTTTTTTAAACTTATATTTgccttgccttttttttttttttggttaaggATTTGTTTcctttgaaagatttaaaaaaataGCATTCCCTCCGCCCAAATTTATGTGACATCTTGATAGTTAAATAAGTTTTTATTTAATTTGACCgcaattattttaatttttttaaatattttaaattgttaattattgtggtttgtagtattttttatatAGTTTCTGAATATgtaaaatttttatttcaaaacacTTAAAGATTCCATAGAATTAATGGtcaaaattaaaaagtttgactTTAGTTGTCATATAAATCGGGATGGAGGGAATAGTAATTTTCAGTGAGGCTAGATtattttcttgtttctttttGTTGTTTAAATAATTAACACCCTTTTCTAccacttagttttaaaaaataagatGTTTTAGCGATCGAGATTCGAGGCTATACTTGTTAATTAAAAGATAAATTTGTTGTTTTAGCTCCCCGAACAATAATAGTAAAAGGTTTTATTTattcaaattaattaaatatgagtagtcaattaataaattaatttttttaattactttgtcaaattacttgatttattggtcttttttttttttttaattctttcaaatCTTGCAGAGATCCAGACCTTGTGAAAAGAATTGGTGCAGCAACTGCTCTTGAAGTTAGAGCTACTGGCATTCAATATGTTTTTGCTCCATGCATCGCGGTACATATATATTTATCCTAACCTTAGTATTTTTCGGATTATCAATTCATCTTTGTTGTAAACCGTTATTTATTGATCGTGttatattaattattacacaTTATCGATGCatagaatttaaaattattttaaaaataacttgTGCCTCAACAGGTATGCAGAGATCCAAGATGGGGTAGGTGCTATGAAAGTTACAGCGAGGATCCAGAAATTGTGAAACAAATGACTGAAATTATCCCTGGATTACAAGGGGACCATCCTCCTCGTAAAGCAGGCATTCCTTATGTAGCTGGAAAGTAAGCTTAATTTTCATTACCCTTACTAGTCTcttatagcctatttggccaagttTGTGAAGCCAATACTTATTTTAGAGAGTTGATGTGTCTGACCAAAgctttaagaaaaaaaattagcGGTTTTGAGTAGTCGCAAAAAATTAATTTCTGAAGCTGAAAAAAGTAGTTtatccaaacacaaactgctatttttcaaaaatacttttgcgaaaaatattcttaaaataaGTAGAATTTGGAAGATTGGCCGAACATGCTATTGCTCATAAACTCTTTAATATAATAAAAACTTGTCTAAcattttctttttaataaatgGAAACAATTTTTATAGGGAAAAAGTAGCAGCTTGTGCAAAACACTTTGTTGGAGATGGTGGTACAACAAAAGGGATCAATGAGAATAATACAGTGACAGATTGGCATACATTGCTAAGTATTCACATGCCTGGTTATTATCAATCAATTATCAAAGGAGTTTCAACTGTTATGGTGTCTTATTCAAGTTGGAATGGTGTCAAGATGCATGCACATCATAATCTTGTTACCAATTTCCTCAAGGATACCTTAAAATTCAGGGTAATTAACCATTTCGCAAACCTTGATTAGTTGAGTTATTCAATAATTTTTTAGTTAAGAAATTAgaagtttgatttttttttcttttttttttgtgaagGGATTTGTCATCTCCGATTGGCAAGGAATTGACAAAATAACTTCACCACCTCATGCAAATTACACACATTCAGTGCTCACTGGGGTTCAAGCCGGCATTGACATGGTTAGTTTCTAATACTCTTTCTAGTACTTTTTGTATCTCGTTTAAAGTTTTTGTACGttcataattaaaataattagtccCTCTAATCCTATGTATCTGCCATTTTATCTTTTCGCACACTCATTAAAAAACATATTAATAATAAGAGTTACTTGATTAAACTGTCCTTATTTATTCTTTGATTTCTTAATCTTTTACTTTTTTCTtggatatttaaaaaaaatataaaaactaaTCTTTAATACTACAAGTACTCCGGAACAAATATTTTTATCTAAAGTGTAAAGTACATAGGATCAAAAGGAGGATTTAATAACATTGGGTCATTAAAAACGTTGTCATTAAAATACCTTTATCTCTTCCGTAAATAAGTAACTAAAACTATATGTCTTCTTCAAGTAGTATAGGTAGAATTAGAAGTAGTGAGAATGAAATTGCTGTTCAAAAATTTGAATTGTCATCTGATTTTGTTGTGCTCGATTTTCAGATTATGGTCCCTCTAAACCATACGGAATTTATTGATATATTGACCTCGTTGGTGAATAATAATTTTATTCCCATGAGCCGAATTGATGATGCAGTGAGGAGGATCTTGAGAGTCAAATTTACCATGGGTCTTTTTGAGAATCCTTTGGCTGATTATAGATTAGTTAAACATCTCGGAAGCCAGGTCAGTTTCTTTTTGTATACTATATGGATAATAAGATTTTCTAgactatatatatttttaaaataattgttGAAATTAGTGATATTGAGATTCAATTAATATTGAAACAGGCACATAGAGATTTGGCAAGAGAAGCAGTAAGAAAATCACTAGTATTACTGAAGAATGGGGCAAATGCAGATGAGCCTGTACTTCCACTGCCTAAGAAGGCAACACGAATATTAGTGGCTGGATCTCATGCCAACAATTTGGGCTATCAATGTGGTGGTTGGACTATTACTTGGCAAGGAGTTGAAGGAAACAATGTCACACTTGGTATTTTCTCCAACCATCCCCTCTCTCAAATATAATAATAAAGATTTGTAGTGAGTTTACGTTCGGTGCAATGAATTTTTACACTATCAAGTTAAATCAACAACCTAACATAGATCGAGTAATACATATGCAATAACCAGTTGTATTTACAGTGTTAAAATTTGTTACATTCTTagggtgtgtatatatatatatatatatctatatatatacatatatatatatataacttaaactcttttATAGAAAGTTGATTTTGTCCTTCGCCAGCCCTACCCactcctttttttctttcttttttgtttaacTTTATGGGTCAAGAACAGCAATCGGCCCCAACTAACTTAGGATTCAGGTTTAGTTGTTTTGGTGCTGGTAGTCAAGAACAAAAATTACATCTCAGTTATAAACAAGTTTTGGTTTGCAACATGAATCTTTAATATTAATATCGCTCCATTTAAGCTCATCCGATCCCTTGTGGATACTACTATTTAAATCTCTAGTCATTTTATCTTTTGGtccttttttgaaaattttagggACAACCATTTTGGATGCTATAACTGCTACCGTTGATCCAAGCACAGAAGTAGTCTACAGTGAAAATCCGACCACAGAATTTATGGAATCCAACAAATTCTCATACGCAATAGTGGTAGTAGGTGAACTACCTTATGCTGAAACAGCAGGAGACAGCTTGAACTTAACTATTCCTGAGCAAGGAATAACAACAATGAACAATGTCTGTGGAAGTATAAAATGTGTAGTGGTTTTAATTTCAGGGAGGCCATTAGTTGTGCAACCACATTTAAGTAACATTGATTCACTTGTTGCTGCTTGGTTACCTGGTACTGAAGGACAAGGAGTTGCTGATGTATTATTTGGTGATTATGAGTTTACTGGAAAATTGTCAAGAACTTGGTTCAAGACTGTGAACCAATTGCCAATGAATGTTGGTGATTCACACTATGATCCACTTTTCCCATTTGGGTTTGGACTTACTACTACGGCTACTAAAGCCCAGGACCAAATTGCTTCTAGATAGAGAGAGTTTTTTTTAGACTGAAGAACAATGTTTATATTTTAGCTAGTTTTGGTTTTGATTTCGATCTTCATGTTTACTTTCGTGTTTTCGTATTTCTTGATTTATGTGATTACTTATCGTTGTTTTCGTTTCGGCCTTCTGATTACAATACTCAGTTTTAGTTTTGTATCTTTGTATTTTTTCTTCGGTTTTAGAATTGGTGTGGTTGTTGTTGCCCTTTCTTTTATCTTTcctaagccgagggtctttcggaaacagtatCTCTGCCTTCTTGAAGGTacgggtaaggtctgcgtacatactaccctccacATATcctacttgtgggattataccgagtttgctattgttgttgttattgttatatttACTTTGTTGTGTTAGTAGTGTTCGTTTTACCTGATCTTAATAAAAATAGGAACTTGTCGCACTGAATATATAGTATTACTGCTAGATTTTAAGGATATCTTTTTACTCTTCTGCTCCATTTTATATGGCACATGCATTTATATATTTCAGCTAGTATTGGTTTTGATTTTCTTCAAGTTTACTTTGTCGTTTTAGTAGTGTTTGTTTTATCATATCCTTATAAAACTAGGAACTTATCGCACTGAACATATAGTGTTGCTAAATTTTAAGCATACCTTTCAATTCCATGATAACGGTGAGTACTATATATGTAGGTAAATTATGTGCAACCTGTAAATATTAATCAACAAATGAAGAATATAAGTTGTACCCCAACGAACAACAAATATTATTATGGTCTTATTCAACATGAACCACACTTATGAAGGGTGAAAGTTGATGAACATTTATGTtagaatttctgatttttttgaTAGTGTCGATAAATAGATAAATTAGACTGCCCTAAAAGTTTTTAGTCCAAACATTGTCCTTAAATCGCATTCCAACAAAATTATGGTAAAATTTAATtagttaatttcgaaattttaagTAGTAACAAACTCTTACATGTTAATATTATTTCTTACCTTAGAATTATTTGTTATAGGGATAGTTTAGTTTTTAAAGCTATAAAAGTGAATTTGTCGTCTAACTTCAATTCTGTGGCAATTAATTTCATAGAAGTTACTCCATAAATATTTTGGTCGTTAGGTAGCTCAAATATTCTTACTTTTGGTTGGCTTCGGTTCTAGAACTTCAatagttttttttatattttcagattatttatttttaaaaattaactaTCTAGGTAATTTTCAAAAGAGAAAATCTGAATATTTTTAGCTTTGGTGGTAGCGATTCTTCTTTTACCATCTCGGAATTTGGAGCTTAGGTGGTAGCAATTTGCCATTTACATCTCAGTTTGCGACGTGATGGAAAGATTAATAAAATTGTTATGTTACATAATTTTAATAAGGAGAAATTTATACAAGGTATTTAATAttaaagtatttatttattttaaataaagagGGTGTTTAAATAAagtattttaaatatattttaaaagttaTACAAGGATTTAATGCTCAAAATATTGTTGACTtcgaactcctaaatattagagaAATAACTAAATGACTATTCCTAATTATTAGCAAATTATTAAATGATGATTCCTACATATTaggaaaaataatcaaataactaTTATATCTAATATGaattctatttttaaagggtaaaaaaggtgaaCGCCATTTCACTAAactttcgtacttttaatataatatacatagatatagatagatacgTTAGTAATCCAGGCAAGATAGCATAAGAGTTtctctttctttgtttttttcttttattttttgattttgatttctttCATGTATATTTACTGTTCGTATTGGTTTTGTCGAATcctaataaaatgagtaatttagAGTAGTGAATACATAGTTTATTTCACCATGTTTATTATTAGAAGCAAGTCATCTATTAGTCTTTAAATTCCGGGTGTCATTTGGACCTTTTTAACATTAGACCATTCAAATTTACGTGACTTAATTATCAAAGATTAACTTCCCTctcaatttaaaaaaattatcattccccctccctccctcccccccccccccaaattatCTTACACAATGTCTATTTTACCTTTATCATTTTCAATTCTCTctgatatttagcttaaagtataaatatatatttGTATGTATACTGCCTCACATTTTACGCTTGTTTTGTAGATTTCGAATGTGAAATGTATTGATTTATGCTAATTCGTGGTGTTTTTATGTGTAAGCATCATCCGGAGGTAATGTGGGGCGAAAAgtgcgagattagagccaaaaaGGAGCAAAAATTGGAAAATGGCCATTTctagcgccacaggtagcgcggggcgctacctgtggcccagtttccaaaacctcaaaaattccagcgccagggatagcgccccacgctaccctgggcgctggtgacGGAAAATATCTCATACTTCGCCCgcgacaaggttatttcggcccaagACCTTCCCAACGCGTATAAAATCAAGTCTAAACCTATATTGTAGGGGGAGAACATATAGGAGGAGAGACACTACTTTGAGAAAAAAACACAAGCACGGAACACTCGGGAGCAAGGATTCTtagtttttcttcatcttctcttcctttaatctcatagtttattagctCTAGAGTTTTGGGTGGTACATGAgcgttgta from Nicotiana tomentosiformis chromosome 11, ASM39032v3, whole genome shotgun sequence encodes:
- the LOC104107187 gene encoding uncharacterized protein; protein product: MTNMRSRIAIPILGLLILFSAWEACMAEGDYLIYKDPTKPLNIRIRDLMSRMTLAEKIGQMTQLDRRILTSQIMKDYGIGSVLSGGGSVPKPEATAREWVDMVNEFQKGALSTRLGIPMIYGIDAVHGHNNVYKATVFPHNVGLGATRDPDLVKRIGAATALEVRATGIQYVFAPCIAVCRDPRWGRCYESYSEDPEIVKQMTEIIPGLQGDHPPRKAGIPYVAGKEKVAACAKHFVGDGGTTKGINENNTVTDWHTLLSIHMPGYYQSIIKGVSTVMVSYSSWNGVKMHAHHNLVTNFLKDTLKFRGFVISDWQGIDKITSPPHANYTHSVLTGVQAGIDMIMVPLNHTEFIDILTSLVNNNFIPMSRIDDAVRRILRVKFTMGLFENPLADYRLVKHLGSQAHRDLAREAVRKSLVLLKNGANADEPVLPLPKKATRILVAGSHANNLGYQCGGWTITWQGVEGNNVTLGTTILDAITATVDPSTEVVYSENPTTEFMESNKFSYAIVVVGELPYAETAGDSLNLTIPEQGITTMNNVCGSIKCVVVLISGRPLVVQPHLSNIDSLVAAWLPGTEGQGVADVLFGDYEFTGKLSRTWFKTVNQLPMNVGDSHYDPLFPFGFGLTTTATKAQDQIASR